A stretch of DNA from Micromonospora sp. WMMA1363:
GCCGAGATCACCACAAGCTGAGGGAGCGCCGACCATGGGACAGCCGAGGTGGACCAGCACCTCCGACCAGTACCTCAACCCCGTCGCCGGCGACGCCTGGACAGCCGACGCGGCCACCCGCGGACAGCAGGGCAGCCAGCGCGTCCTCAACGTCGAGACGATCCCAGCCCCAGCCGACATCGCCGAGCACCTCGGCGTCGCCCCCGGCTTCTCCATCGTCGCCCGCCGCCGGCTCATCCTCGCCAACGACCTACCCGTAGAGGTCGCCACGTCATACTGGCCAGCCAGCCTCGCCGCCATGACCGCCCTCGCCCAGCCAGCAAAGATCCCCGGCGGCGCCGTTCGGTTCGTCGCCGAACTCGGCTACACCCCAACCGAGGTCCGCGAGGACGTCACCACCCGATGGACCACCCCGTACGAGCAGACCACGATGGCCATGCAGAAGCCCGAGCCGGCGCTGATCCTCACCCGCATCCTGCTCGACGACACCGGCCAGCCCTACCAGGTCGACGTCAACGTCATGCGCGCCGGCCAGCACATCCGCTACGTCCGGCAGGCAGGCTGACCGTGACCGCCCGCGACCCCCGACCCCGCTCTCACCAGATCGCCGCCGAACTTCGAGCCGTCATCATGTCCGGCGACCTCGCCCCGGGCGCGAAACTGCCCTCCACCGCCGAACTCATGGACCAGCA
This window harbors:
- a CDS encoding UTRA domain-containing protein, whose product is MGQPRWTSTSDQYLNPVAGDAWTADAATRGQQGSQRVLNVETIPAPADIAEHLGVAPGFSIVARRRLILANDLPVEVATSYWPASLAAMTALAQPAKIPGGAVRFVAELGYTPTEVREDVTTRWTTPYEQTTMAMQKPEPALILTRILLDDTGQPYQVDVNVMRAGQHIRYVRQAG